The Armatimonadota bacterium genome includes a window with the following:
- a CDS encoding UPF0182 protein encodes MRSAAQVAGYVLIALILFGLLALLPLYVDWLWFQDLGYAGIFTTILASRVLLGVVTGLVFFVLVWGSAVYALRSNAGQLELYTMDVNLPIFLDRMVRRGVQFMVLAGAVVVSVLAGLEASTHWESFLTFRNAVPFGQTDPVFNIDIGFYVFRLDFVQFLYRTVQLALVAAVVAGAAILYLSRTVDILAGKLRITAVAAGHLGLLLALIAGLQAVGFRLSSYELLFVQGGALAGPGYTDIKVRLLALNIAIVASLIGAVLVLLAARRRSLSLAVTGLLLGIAVKFVIGQLGGAVVQRLVVQPDELNKETPYLARHIKATQEAYGLHNVERREVDFSGTLTPRDLEKNSVTLQSVRLWDYRPLQAAYSQLQDIQQYYKFTEVDIDRYTINGVYRQVMLSPREIDQSALPADAQTWINLRLKYTHGFGIAMSPVNEVTEEGLPRFFVRDIPPVSPVGVKIDRPQIYFGEKTDGYVIVNTRVKEFDYPRGSEGVYTTYQADSGVPVGGYLRKTLLAARFADLNIALSGNIRPDSRILFRRNVQERVSALAPFLRLDSDPYIVVSEGRIFWIQDAYTLSGRYPYSRMTWLRRDDGGMLPPIGVNYIRNSVKVVVDAYTGEVSFYGFDEQDPVLKCYSRAFPRMFRPASEMPATLREHVRYPEDLFRLQTIVFQTFHMSDVQQFYNKGDVWAIPTLEQQDDNGGGRAAMEPYYVIMKLPGAAREEFILLMPFSRANKDNMVAWMAARCDGPNYGRLLLYEFPKGEQFFGPAQIQARANQNTEISEQMTLWNQQKSNVYRGNLLVIPIEDALLYIEPIYLQSTNAKIPEFKRVIVALGNEITMQPTLAEALDLLVGRRGGSVPRREAAGASPAPATAERAPAAGRELIIRALKAYNESVEAQRRGDWAEYGRRQKELGELLRQAAGRD; translated from the coding sequence ATGCGCAGTGCAGCTCAAGTAGCCGGATATGTGTTGATCGCCCTGATCCTGTTCGGACTTCTTGCCCTGCTGCCGCTATACGTGGACTGGCTGTGGTTCCAGGATCTGGGTTACGCGGGGATCTTCACCACCATTCTCGCTTCCCGCGTGCTTCTGGGAGTGGTGACGGGGCTGGTGTTCTTCGTGCTGGTGTGGGGAAGTGCGGTTTACGCCCTGCGCAGCAACGCCGGGCAGCTGGAACTTTACACCATGGATGTCAACCTTCCCATCTTTCTGGACCGGATGGTGCGGAGGGGGGTGCAGTTCATGGTGCTGGCCGGAGCTGTGGTGGTGTCGGTCCTGGCTGGGCTGGAGGCAAGCACCCACTGGGAGTCGTTCCTCACGTTTCGGAACGCCGTTCCATTCGGGCAGACCGATCCTGTCTTCAATATTGACATCGGGTTTTACGTCTTCCGGCTGGATTTCGTGCAGTTCCTGTATCGAACCGTGCAGCTTGCGCTGGTGGCGGCGGTGGTGGCCGGGGCAGCCATCCTTTATCTCAGCCGGACGGTGGACATCCTGGCGGGCAAGCTGCGGATCACCGCGGTGGCCGCCGGGCACCTGGGCCTGCTTCTGGCGCTCATCGCGGGCCTGCAGGCCGTCGGCTTCCGGCTGAGCTCCTATGAGCTGCTGTTCGTGCAGGGCGGTGCCCTTGCCGGTCCGGGCTATACGGACATCAAGGTCCGCCTGCTGGCTCTCAACATCGCTATTGTGGCTTCGCTAATCGGGGCAGTTCTGGTGCTTCTGGCCGCGCGGCGGCGCAGTCTGTCCCTTGCGGTGACAGGGTTGCTACTGGGGATAGCGGTCAAGTTTGTCATCGGGCAGCTGGGCGGGGCCGTGGTGCAGCGCCTCGTCGTTCAGCCGGATGAGTTGAACAAGGAGACCCCTTATCTGGCAAGGCACATCAAGGCCACTCAGGAGGCGTACGGGCTGCACAATGTTGAACGCCGAGAGGTGGATTTTTCCGGTACCCTAACTCCTCGGGACCTGGAGAAGAACAGCGTCACCCTCCAGAGCGTCCGTCTCTGGGATTACCGGCCGCTGCAGGCGGCTTACTCGCAGCTTCAGGACATCCAGCAGTATTACAAGTTCACCGAGGTGGACATAGACCGCTACACCATCAACGGCGTCTACCGCCAGGTCATGCTCTCACCCCGCGAGATAGACCAGAGCGCGCTTCCCGCCGACGCCCAGACCTGGATCAACCTACGGCTGAAGTACACCCACGGATTCGGCATCGCCATGAGTCCGGTCAATGAGGTCACGGAGGAGGGACTGCCCCGCTTCTTTGTGAGGGACATTCCTCCGGTCAGCCCCGTGGGCGTGAAGATAGACCGCCCGCAGATCTATTTCGGCGAGAAAACTGACGGCTACGTCATCGTCAACACCCGGGTGAAAGAGTTCGACTACCCCCGGGGTTCCGAAGGAGTCTACACCACCTATCAGGCCGATTCCGGGGTGCCGGTGGGGGGGTATCTGCGCAAGACCCTACTGGCGGCGCGCTTCGCGGACCTCAACATCGCTCTTTCGGGCAACATCCGACCGGACAGTCGGATCCTGTTCCGCCGCAACGTCCAGGAGCGGGTGTCCGCCTTGGCGCCGTTCCTCCGGCTGGATTCGGACCCGTATATCGTGGTCTCCGAAGGCCGCATCTTCTGGATACAGGATGCCTACACGCTTTCAGGCCGCTATCCCTACTCGCGGATGACCTGGCTGCGGCGGGATGACGGAGGAATGCTCCCACCGATCGGTGTGAACTACATCCGCAACTCCGTAAAGGTCGTTGTCGACGCCTATACGGGCGAAGTGTCGTTCTACGGGTTCGACGAACAGGACCCTGTCTTAAAGTGTTACTCCCGCGCGTTTCCGCGCATGTTCCGCCCCGCCTCCGAGATGCCAGCGACCCTCCGCGAGCACGTGCGCTACCCGGAAGATCTGTTCCGCCTCCAGACCATCGTGTTCCAGACGTTCCATATGTCTGACGTCCAGCAGTTCTACAACAAGGGGGACGTTTGGGCGATCCCCACCTTGGAGCAGCAGGACGACAACGGTGGTGGCCGGGCTGCTATGGAGCCGTACTACGTGATTATGAAGCTCCCGGGCGCGGCGCGGGAGGAGTTCATCCTGCTGATGCCGTTCAGCCGGGCGAACAAGGACAATATGGTGGCCTGGATGGCGGCACGCTGCGATGGTCCTAACTATGGCCGTCTGCTGCTCTATGAGTTCCCCAAGGGCGAGCAGTTCTTCGGACCCGCTCAGATCCAGGCGCGCGCCAATCAGAATACCGAGATATCGGAGCAGATGACGCTGTGGAACCAGCAGAAATCTAACGTTTACCGGGGGAACCTGCTGGTCATCCCCATAGAGGACGCGCTGCTCTACATTGAGCCCATTTACCTTCAATCCACCAATGCCAAGATCCCCGAGTTCAAGCGGGTGATCGTGGCTCTCGGCAATGAGATCACCATGCAGCCCACGCTGGCGGAAGCGCTGGACCTTCTGGTGGGCAGAAGGGGAGGATCAGTGCCTCGCAGGGAAGCCGCCGGAGCCTCTCCTGCGCCCGCCACCGCTGAGCGCGCACCCGCTGCGGGCCGTGAGCTGATCATCCGGGCGCTGAAGGCTTACAACGAGTCTGTAGAGGCGCAGAGGCGCGGGGACTGGGCGGAGTATGGCCGCCGGCAGAAGGAGCTGGGCGAGCTGTTGAGACAGGCGGCCGGCCGGGACTGA